The genomic stretch ATCCTCAAAAAATATAATGTAATCGAAATCTTCTTCCTGGGATTTTATACAGATAACCTTGCCGTCGGCGAATTTATGAAAAACTTTCAGGATCTCCTCCAGGGTCGTATTGGGTTTTTCTACGGTTTCAATGAATTCTTTTAAGAAGCCATTGTCTTTTTTATGGTGATATACGTATTCTATGCCTTCCTGGGGAATCTCAAAGCAAAAGCGTTCCTGACTTTTTGTGATCCTGATGTCTCCCAGACGCTCCTTCACATATTCCTTAAAACCTTCCATGGCTGCTCTTGTTTCCTGTGGAGAGCCTTCGTGGATTTTCAGGATGTTCACCAGAGCACGTTCGGGGTAATAGAAGCGAATAGGTTCTTTTTCGTATCCTAATTTTATCTGTACTTCTTTTATTGAATTAATGAGCATCTGCTCCAGTGCACGATATTGCATTTTTATCACTCCAGTCATTTTCCAATCATGTCCATATAAAATTATACTGTTACAGATGGGACATGTCAAGGTTTCGGGTAGTAACTTTAAACCAACCTGCCCGCTTGACAGGGTTTGGCTTAGGTGCTTCCAATTCCAAGGGCGGGCTTCCGGACAAGCACTCTGATAATATAATATGCGACGGCTAGGCTTAATCCAGCTTTCGGCTCTATGTTTAAGTATATTATATGTCTTCCTGTAACATTTATCAAAAAGCTATTAACCGCAGTGCTAAGCAGTCAAAATGTAACCAGAGAGTAAAATGAAACCCATGAAACACACATAAAAAGTGGGTTTCATGGGTTTCACCTTACTCAAAGTCAATTTCGAATCAAATAATCAAAAGCACTTAAAGCTGCGCTCGCTCCGGATCCCATTGAGATCACTATCTGCTTATAAACGCTGTCCGTGCAGTCTCCTGCTGCAAAAACTCCTGGTAAGCTGGTTGCATTGTGGTTATCAACAATAATCTCACCAATGCGGTTGCGTTCAATCGTATCCCCCAGCCAGTCTGTATTGGCTATAAGACCGATCTGAACAAATACTCCTTGCAAATCCATATGATGGACTGCTCCGGATTCGCGCTCCATATAGGTGATGCCGTTTACCTTATCAGTACCGGTAATTTCTTTCGTTTGTACATTCTTTAATACTGTTACATTAGGAAGACTGTAAAGGCGCTTCTGCAGGATCGCATCTGCCTTCAGCTCAGGCATAAATTCAAACACCGTTACATGACTGGCAATTCCCGCAAGGTCAATAGCGGCTTCTATGCCGGAATTACCGCCTCCGATTACTGCCACCTGCTTTCCTTTATAAAGAGGTCCGTCACAATGGGGACAATAAGCAACCCCCTTGTTCTTAAATTCCTCCTCACCCGGTATCCCGACATTTCTCCAACGGGCACCTGTGGAAAGGATCACTGCCTTGCTTTTTAAGACAGCGCCGTTTTCCAGTTCCACCTCAATGAGT from Lacrimispora sphenoides JCM 1415 encodes the following:
- a CDS encoding DUF3877 family protein → MQYRALEQMLINSIKEVQIKLGYEKEPIRFYYPERALVNILKIHEGSPQETRAAMEGFKEYVKERLGDIRITKSQERFCFEIPQEGIEYVYHHKKDNGFLKEFIETVEKPNTTLEEILKVFHKFADGKVICIKSQEEDFDYIIFFEDSSMDNYRYYIKFHGNHATYHRFLSEDAADMGI